CGGTGCGTTTCGATCCGGAGACGCATATGCTACGCATCGACGCCACGCGTGTTGACTTCCCGGAGGCCCCTTATGAACTCGTCAAACAGATGCGTGCGTCGTTTTACATGCTGGGTGCGCTGTTGGGTCGCTGTGGGCAGGCGCGCGTGTCGTTGCCGGGTGGCTGTGCCTGGGGGCCCCGTCCGGTCAACCTGCATCTGGAGGGACTACGGGCTTTTGGGGCTGAGATCGAGTTGGACCGGGGTTACGTAGTAGCGCGGGCTCCGGGAGGCAGGCTGCGCGGCGGCCGCTTCCGGCTTGATCCACCCAGCGTAGGCGCCACCGTCAACTTGCTGCTGGGTGCCGTTACGGCACGGGGCAGCTCGTGCATCGAAAACGCAGCCCTGGAGCCCGATGTGGTCGTTTTCGGACAGGCGCTGCAACAGATGGGAGCTCGCATCGAAGGACTGGGAACACGCACCATCGAAGTGGAAGGCGTTGATGCGCTGCACCCTATCACCTTCCATAACTGTCCGGACCGTATCGAACTGGGCACGTTTATGATTGCCGCGGCCATAGCCGGCCGGCCCGGCGATACCATTTATCTGACCGGGGCTGAACCATCTCACCTGGGAGAAGCCTTTCTGGAGGCATTCTGCCAAACCAACGCCGCCTTCACCTTCGACGATAACACCATAGCCGTCATCGTTCCCGAAGACCTGCAGGCGGTTTCCATTGAAACAGCTCCCTATCCGGGCTTTCCAACCGATCTGCAAGCGCAGTGGACCGTCCTGCTCTCGCAGGCGCGGGGAACGGCCTCTGTGCGCGATACGGTGTATCCCGATCGCTTCAAGCACATTCCAGAGCTCATGCGTATGGGCCTGGAGGTGCGCCTTGACGGCAATGCGGTCTACCTGGAAGGTCCACAGCAGCTGCAGGGTGCGCACGTGATGAGCACCGATCTGCGAGGCAGTGTTTCGCTGGTGCTGGCGGGGCTGGTCGCTGAAGGCGAAACGCACGTGCTGCGCGTCTACCACCTGGACCGCGGCTATGAGAACCTGGAAGGTAAGCTATCGGCCGCTGGTATTGCTATTCGTCGTGAAAGCTATGACGAGTTTGCCACTCCGATGCCGGAATCGACCAAAGAAAGCTAAAATTTTTTTTTGCACAATGATTTGATTTACAACAAGATAGATCAAATTTTCGATCGTCACCCTCCTGTCGTTGCGGCCTTCTACGTCAGCTTCCTCCTCTTTCTGATGACAGGGTAAACTATCAAGATATTGCTTACAAAAGAGTTACAACAAGTCGTCGGACTCCTGGGATTTCGGGGTAACCGGTGATCGACGACTGAGAGGACTTGACATGCCGACGCGAATTGCTTATACTTTGGCATAAGAGCCGATTTCATCCTGGTAGCGCAGGGGTTTTAATCGCACCTTTTTGGTATTGAAAAGAAATATAACGTTTTCTGGCGACGGCATAACCCC
This Rhodothermus sp. DNA region includes the following protein-coding sequences:
- the murA gene encoding UDP-N-acetylglucosamine 1-carboxyvinyltransferase, whose product is MCAILLRIPERYYEGMDKLVIEGGHPLRGTLPVSGSKNTALMLMAGAILADGVTVLENIPHLRDITTFAHVLRITGASVRFDPETHMLRIDATRVDFPEAPYELVKQMRASFYMLGALLGRCGQARVSLPGGCAWGPRPVNLHLEGLRAFGAEIELDRGYVVARAPGGRLRGGRFRLDPPSVGATVNLLLGAVTARGSSCIENAALEPDVVVFGQALQQMGARIEGLGTRTIEVEGVDALHPITFHNCPDRIELGTFMIAAAIAGRPGDTIYLTGAEPSHLGEAFLEAFCQTNAAFTFDDNTIAVIVPEDLQAVSIETAPYPGFPTDLQAQWTVLLSQARGTASVRDTVYPDRFKHIPELMRMGLEVRLDGNAVYLEGPQQLQGAHVMSTDLRGSVSLVLAGLVAEGETHVLRVYHLDRGYENLEGKLSAAGIAIRRESYDEFATPMPESTKES